The Sphingomonas sp. HF-S4 sequence CTCGCTCGCCTGCCCGCGCAGCCGGTCGAGCGCCGCCTCGCGCGGCTCGCGGTCGTAGGAAACCACCTGCTCGATCTGCGCCCCCACCTGCGCGATCGCCGCACCGACCGCGTTCGCAACTGCAGCATGGGGCGGCCGGATCACCTGCGCCGCACCCCGAACCGTATCGGGAATCAGGAAGTTGCCTCCCCCCACCGCAAGCAGCACCGCGTCACCGCGGCTCGTCTTCATCCGGTCGATCGCTTCCTCGATCATCGCCTGTCCGCGCGCCCACACCGCGTCGATCACCGGCTGCGAGAGGGCGGGGAGCTTGGAAGGGTCGCCGAACTGCGCGCGACCCGCGGCGACGGCGATGTCGCTCGCGGTCAGCGTGCCGCCGCCGAACAGCCGGGCCTGCTCGACGATGCGGAAGCCGACCGAGTCCGGGCCCACGCGGAAGCTGTCGTCGGCGAGGGTCTCCGCTTCGTAGTGCGCGGGATCGAGATGGATGCGCGTGCCCCCGCCTAGCCCGATCGCGAGGATGTCGGGCATCCGGAAATTGGTGCGCGCGCCGCCGATATCGACCGAGACCGAGGATTCGCGCGGAAAGCCGTTGGCCAGCACGCCGACATCGGTGGTGGTGCCGCCCACGTCGAGCACGATCGCGTCGCGCACCCCGGTGAGGAATGCGGCGCCACGCATGCTGTTGGTCGGCCCCGAGCCGATCGTGAGCACCGGATAGGCCGCGGCCTGGTGCGCCGAGATCAGCGTGCCGTCATTCTGCGAGATGTAGAGCGGCGCCTGCACGCCGATCTCGACCAAGGCCCGCTCGAACGCAGAGACGACGCGCGCCGCGAGGCTGCCGAGCGCGGCGTTGAGGATCGCGGCATTCTCGCGCTCGATGAAGCCGATCCGGCCGATCGCATGCGACAGCGTGATTGCGGCTTCGGGGTGCTCTTCGTGCACCAGCTCGGCGGCGCGGGCCTCCATGCCCGAATTGACCGGCGCGAAGACGCTGGTGATCGCGATTGCGTTTACACCCGCTGCGCGCAGTTCCCGGACTGCGGCGCGAACCCTGGTTTCGTCGAGCGGGGCGATCTCGCGGCCGTCGACTTCGTAGCCGCCCGGGAGGAGGTAGACATGGCTGCCGATGCGATCGGCGAGGTCGGCAGGCCAGCCGGTCATCGGCGGCAGCGCCTCGCCCGAGGGGCTGGCGAGGCGAAGGATGCCGACAGTGTCGAGCTTGTTGCGCTCGACCAGCGCATTGGTGAAATGCGTGGTGCCGACCATCACGGAAGCGACTGCGCCAGCCGGGACATCCGCCTGCGAGAGGACTTCGCCAATCGCCGCGGCGACGCCCGAGCCGACATCGGCGGTGGTCGGCTGCTTTGTCCAGGCGACCACCGTTCCGCCGTCCATCAGGACGGCATCGGTGTTCGTCCCCCCGACATCGACACCAATCCGCACGAACTCAGCCCCTTAGGATGCCCCCTGAATGTCACGAGCTAAGGACCGGAAGCCCGGCGGCGCAACCTGCCGAACGGGTAAGTTGCGCCAAGGGACGGGTAAGGTTGAGACACCCGCACGCGATCCGTATAGCCTGTACCAGGCAGGGTAACGGGACCGGAAAGCAGGTTCGAGTGAAGGGCAATTTCGTTTGGACGAACTGATCCCGACCAAGATTGCGCCACCAATCTGGATGGGCGACCAGATTCGCCGCGACGCGTTGCTCGCGCGGCTCGACGAGGCGCTCGCCCGCCGCCTCACGCTGATCCATGCGCCGGCCGGGTACGGCAAGACCAGCCTGCTCGCGCAGTGGCGCGCACGGTTCGACGAGGACGCGCTGCTGGTTGCGTGGCTGTCGCTCGAGCGCGACGATTCGGATCCTGACCGGCTTGCCCAATATATCGCGCTGGCGCTGAGCGGCGTAGAGCCCGGGGAGGCGATGGACGAGGGCGACCGGATCGCTGCAGGGGTGCCCTCCCGTGCCGCCTTGTCGGTCATCATCAACCGCATCGCGCGCGAGAAGCGCCCGGTGGTGCTGATCCTCGACGATCTGCACTCCGCCGAAAGCGCCGGGGTGACCGATTTCCTCCAGTCGCTGATCCGCCATGCGCCGCGCAACTGCCACTTCATCATCGCCTCGCGCGACTATCCCTGGCTCGGCCAGTCGGTGCTCGCCGCCGAGGAGCAATTGCTCGAATTCACCGCCGAGGATTTGAAGTTCTCGATGACCGAGGCCGAGGCGATGCTCGCCCGGCCTGACGGCGCGCCGCTTGGCGGCGACGATGTCCGCAGCCTGATCGAGCGCAGCGAAGGCTGGCCGATCGCGCTGCAATTGACCTTCCTGTCGCTGAAGCGCGGGATGGATCGCCGCCGCTTCGTCGATGGGTTCAGCGGGTCGAGCACCGAGCTTGCGCGCTATCTGTCCGAACAGGTGCTGATGTCGCTGCCCGAGGACACGCAGGAGATTGTGATCCGCACCGCCTTGCTCGATCGGGTGACCGGCGAGGCAGTGAACCTGCTGTGCGACAGGCAAGATGGCTGGCTGATCCTGGAGAGGCTCGAGCATCAGGGCGTGCTGCTCACGCCGCTCTCGCCCGAGCGCGAGGCGTATCGCTATCATCAGCTCTTTGCGGGCTATCTGCGCGAGCGGCTGGCGCGGCGCGACGCTGGTGAGGCGCGCATGCTCCACCGGCGGCTGGCGGAATGGTTCGCCGGGCGCGGCGAGGCGGGCGAGGCGGTCAGCCACGCGATCCAGGCCGATGACGATGCGATGCTTGCCGGAATCGTCGAGAATGCAGGCGGCTGGCGGCTGATCCCGCAGGGCGAGCAGGGGTTGATTGAGCGTGCGCTGGCCAAGCTGCCTGCGGCCACCGTCGATGCGCGGCCGTTGCTGGTGCTTGCGCGGCTCTATCTCGACGTCAAGTTCGGGCGGATGGAGGCGGCGCGCGCCGAATATGACCAACTGGTCGAGCGTGCGGAGGCGGTGGAGACGCCGCCCGACCTGCTCACCGAGATCCGCGTCGTCGGCGACGTGCTCGTCGAGTATGAGAACGTGCCGATGACGTTCGAAGATCTGCTCGGGCGCGAGGGGCTGCTGCGCACGCTGCCGGCGGACGACCATCTCGCGCTCGCCAATGTCAGCGAATCGCTTGGTGCCAAATATTATGAGGGCGGCTGGCTCGAACGCGCGATGGAGCCGACGCTCAAGGCGCGGGAGCATTACCAGGCGCTCGGTTCGCCCTATAGCGACATGTTCACGCGCTTCCACGAGGCGCGCATCCGCTATGCCCAAGGCCGGTTGAAGGAAGCGGTGACGGTGCTCGCCGCGGCGCGCGGCGAGATCGAGCGCAATTTCGGCGATCGCTCGGACCTCGCCGCCAATTGCGCGGCGTTCGAGGCGGAGCTGCTCTACGATCAGGATCGCGCGGGCGAGGCGGGGGCGCTGCTCGAATGGGCGCTGCCGCACATGGAGCAGTTCGACGGCTGGGTGGACGTCTATGCCGCCGCCTATTTCACGGCGGCACGTTCTGCGGCGGGGGCAGGCGCGCTCGAGGAGGCGCGGGGATTGCTGGCGCGTGCGGGCGACGTCGCGCGCAAGCGTCGATTGCGCCAGCTCGAATTGCTCGCCGACCTCTGCGAGCTCGAATTGCTGCTGGCCTACGATAGCGACCTCGAGGCTGCGCAGGCACTTGCCGCGCGGATCGGGCTCGACGCGCTGGCGGACGCGATGTCGGAGGAATCGCCACTCTACCGCCCGGTCGCGGTCGCCGCGACCTTGTGCCGGGTCCGGCTTGCGCTGATCGACGGGCGGCACGGCGAGGCGCTTGCCGAGCTCGCGGCGACCGAGCGATGGGCGCGCGAGCACGGGGCAGGGCGGCTGCTGATCGAACTCAATTTGCTCCAGGGCTTTGGCAGCCGCGCGGCTGGCGACTTGGCCAAGGCACAGGCCTATTTCGACGAGGCGGTGGGCACGGCGATGTTCCAGGACATCGTCCGGCCGTTCGTCGATGCGCAGCGCTTCGTCCGGCAGGGACTGGAGGAGGCGCTGGCCGCGGCGCCGCGCGTCGATCGCTTCCGCGCGCAGTTCCTCAAGAACCTCGCACGGGCGCTGGCCAGCCGCCGCCCCGCCGCGGTGCCGGCCGCGCCGGACAGCTTGAGCGATGCGGAAGCGGCGATCCTGCTCCATCTGAGCCAGGGGTATTCGAACAAGGAAATCGCCCGGCTGATCGGCATGTCGCCCGATACGGTGAAATATCGCCTCAAATCGGTGTTTCGTAAGATTGGTGTCACGAAACGGCGCGATGCGGTGCGCGTCTCGCACGAACGCGGCCTGATCGCCGCGGCGGACCCGGCGCCGGCAGCCTGATCGGCGCCGCTTGCCCGGCGGCGCGCCGGCGCCTTACCCACTTTTGCCCAGGCCTTACCCTGAAAAGCGCGTGACGCTTTCCGCTCCTGCCATGTTCAATGGGGTGCAGGATTTTGGAACCATTTTCCGGCGCCAAGCCACCTAGAGGCAAATAGCCCGAGGCTGGAGAGCGTCTTTTGGACAGAGCGGGGGTTTGCACATGGCACAGCGACTGGTTTCGGGAATTTCGAGGACGCGGCAGCTCAGGCGGGGGCTGCTGACGGCCTGCGCGCTGGTCGCATGGTCGGGCACGGCGATGGCGCAGGAGGCCGGCGAGCCCGATGAGGACATCATCGTCACCGGCGAGCGCGCGCTTTCGGGCACGAAGACCGACACCCCGGTCACCGAGATCCCCCAGTCGGTGAGCGTGATCACCGCCGAGGACTTCACCGATCGTGCGGCGGTCAACCTCCAGGACGTCATCCGCTACAGCGCGGGCGCCACTCCCGAGCTCAACGGCGTCGATACCCGCGGCGACTTCCTCGCGGTGCGCGGCACCGGCGCCGAGCAGTATCTCGACGGCCTCAACCGCATGCCAGGCTTCATCTATGGCGGCCGGCTCGAGATCTTCACCATCGAGCGCGCCGAGCTGCTGCGCGGGCCTTCGTCGACGCTGTACGGCGGCGGCGGCGCGGGCGGCATCCTCAATTCGATCAGCAAGCGTCCGCAGGAGACGTTCGGCGGCGAGATGGGGATCATCTATGGCACCGACGACTACAAGCAGGCGCAGATCGACGTCACCGGCCCGCTGGTCGACGGCGTCTCGGCGCGCCTGGTCGGCATGGTTCGCGATGCGGACTTGCAGCAGAAGGGGCAGAAGAACGATCGCATCGTCGTGATGCCGTCGGTCACGCTGCGTCCCGGTCCGGACACCGAAGTGACTTTCATCGGCCTGTACCAGCGCGACAAGCTGGGCAGCCAGACCTATCTGCCGACCAGCAAGACCGTCGACGGCAGCGGCGCGACCAAGATCTCCGACGATTTCTACCTCGGCGAGCCGGACTATAATCACACGCATTCGAGCCACTATGCGTTCTCGCTGCTGGTCTCGCATCGCTTCAGCGACAACCTCGCGTTCAACAGCCGCAACCGCGCGTTCGAGCAGGACACGGATTACCAGGAAGTGTTCGGCTATACCGGCTTCGGCGGCGCCTATGCCGATGCCGGCCGCACGATCGCCAACCGAGCCTGGTATCTGAACCGCGCCAAGTACACCGGGCTCAACAGCGACAACAATCTGGTGCTGACCTTCGGCACCGGCCCGCTCGAGCACCAGATCCTCGGCGGGTTCGATTATACCGAGTTCCGCGAGGACAAGGAGGAGGGATTCGGCCAGGCGCCGGGGCTCAACCTGTACAACCCGGTCTATGGCGTGCCGTTCGCATCGGGCGTGGGCTGGATGACCGACACCAAGAACTCGCAGACCGGATTCTACTTCCAGGATCAGATCCGCGCCTGGGACCGCGTCTCGCTGGTGTTCGGCGCGCGGCACGACGATGTGAAGTCGAACGTCAACAACGTGCAGCTCGAAGGCAACAAGGCGTGGACCTTCCGCGCCGGGATCATCGCCGACGTGGTCAAGGGCGTGTCGCCGTACTTCAACTATTCCGAATCGTTCCTGCCGGTGTTCGGATCCAACTTCTTCGGCGTGGCCTATGTGCCCCGGAGCGGTCGCCAATATGAGGCGGGCATCAAGTTCCAGCCGACCTCGCGGATGCTGTTCACCGTCGCGGCGTACGACATCGAGGAACAGAATGTCCTGATCGCTGATCCGAACGAGCTGCAGAACTTCATCCAGGGCGGATCGACTCGCTCGCGCGGCATCGAGGCGGAAGCCAATGTGAAGCTGCCCGGCAATCTCGATCTGACTGCGTCGTACAGCTACACCCGCGCGGAGTATCTGGTGGCCGATGGCCGGCTGCGCGGCGACCGTCGCGAGAACCTGCCCGAGCATCAGGCGTCGGCCTGGGCGTCGAAGCGGTTCGATCTGGGCGGCGACCTCGCCCTCAAGCTCGGCGCCGGCGTGCGCTACCAGAGCGACAAGGTCAGCTTCGACCAGCTCTACCGCGTCGATCCGGTGACGCTGGCCGACGCGATGGCCGAGCTGAGCTACGGCAAATGGTCGCTCTCGGTGAACGGCTCGAACATCTTCAACGAGCGCGTCTACACCAATTGCAGCTATGGTGGCGCGCCGGTCAACGAGGGCTATTGCTACCTCGGCAAGGACCGCACGGTCCTCGGCACGTTGCGCCGTCGCTTCTGACGGATCGACCTGACGACCGGAGCCGCGCAACGATGCGCGGCTCCGTCTTGCAACATGAATATCGGGATCATCGCATGCACCGCACCGCCACCTCGCCTGTCCTCCGCCTGCTGCTCGGGGGCGCCGCGCTGCTCGCGATCGGCGCCGGCCCGGCGCCCAAGGGCCCGACCGCCGACCTGATCCTCACCAATGCGCGCGTCTATACCGTCGAAGAGGGCCAGCCCTGGGCCGAGGCGGTGGCGATCAAGGATGGCAAGATCCTCGCGGTCGGATCGGCGAAGCAGATCGCGGCGCGCAAGGGCGCGGCGACCAAGGTGGTCGATATGGGCGGCAAGTTCGTCATGCCCGCGTTCGGCGACGCGCATGCGCACCCGATCTTCGGCGGCATGAGCCATGCGCGCTGCTCGCTCCATTCGGGCAATACGATCGAGGACTATCAGCGCCTGATCAAGGCGTGCGTCGACAAGACCCCGGGCACCGGAACGATCTTCGGATCGGGCTGGAACCAGACGCTGTTCCCGCCCAAGGGCATTCCCAACAAGTCGTTCCTCGATGCGGTGTCGAAGGATCGGCCGCTGATCTTCGAATCCGATGGCCACACGCTGTGGGTGAACTCGAAGGCGCTCGAGCTCGCCAAGATCACCCGCGACACGCCGGACCCCAAGAACGGCACGATCGACCGCGACGAGAAGGGCGAGCCGATCGGCGCGCTCGAGGAATCGGCGATGGCGTTGGTCGAGCCGCTGATCCCGGCGCCGACGCCCGCCGATCTCGAAGGCGCGATCACGTATACCGCGCGCTTCTTCAACAGCCTGGGCATCACCTCGTGGCACGACGCCTCGGTCGAGTGGGACAAGAACGGCAGCAAGGCGCTCGACGCGTATCAGGCCGCCAAAGCCCGCGGCACGCTCACGGTCCACACCGCGATGGACTGGCACTGGAACAACGACCGTGGAATGGACCAGCTCGGCGACATCCTCAAGCTTTCGGCGAAAGCAAAGGAGATCGGGCTAACTGCCAATGGCGTGAAGTTCTTCATCGACGGCGTGATCCCGCAGCAGACCGCGGCGATGCTCGAACCCTATGAGGGCACCGACGTCAAGGGCGCCACCCAGATCGCGCCCGATACGCTGGCGCAAGCGGTGGCGGCGCTCGACGCGAAGGGCATGCAGTCGCATTTCCACGCGATCGGCGATGCCGGCGTGCGCCAGGCGCTCGACGCGGTCGAGAAGGTTCGCGGCCAGAACGCCGCGCACGACACGCGGCCGATGATGTCGCACATGAACGTGATCGATCCCGCCGACCAGGTGCGCTTCGGCAAGCTTGGCGTCGCGGCGATCTTCCAGCCGCTCTGGGCCTGCGACGAAGCCTATATGCGGCTCACGATCGAGCGGATCGGGCCCAAGCGCTCAGGGTACATCTATCCCGCCAACAGCATCCGCAAGGGCGGCGGGCTGGTCGCCTATGGCGCCGACTGGTCGGTCGCTTCGGCCAATCCGCTCGAAGGAATCGAAGTGGCGCTCACTCGCGTCGCACCGGGCGGCACGTCTGCGCCCTTGATCGCGACCGAGGCGGTGACCCTCGAACAGGCGCTGCGCTCCTACACGCTTAACGTCGCCTATGTGAACCATCTCGAAAAGCTGACCGGTTCGATCGTGGCTGGGAAGAGCGCCGACATCATCGTACTCGACAAGGACCTGTTCCGCATCCCGGTGCAGCAGATCCACCAGACCAAGGTGCTGCTGACGCTATTCCAGGGCCGTGCGGTGTTCGGCAAGCTCGACAGCGTGGCGCGCTGAGCCGGATCCGGTCGATCGAAGTGAACCGATGAGCCGCTATGCCCCCCGCCGCCCCGGCGACGTCGCCAGGTTCGTGCGAAGCGAGATGCTTGGTCTCGTCGTCACGCACGACGCGCAGGGCTATATCTCGACGCCGCTGCCGCTTCTCGCCGAAACCGGCGAGGACGGCGCGGTGCATACGATCATCGGCCATTTCGCCAAGGCCAACCCGCACGTCGCGCGAGTCGAGGCGAACCCGCAGGCGCTGATCAGCTTCCTCGGGCCGCACGGCTATATCGGGCCGGCGGCGGTTTCGAAGCCGGGCTGGGCGCCGAGCTGGAACTATCAACTCGCCCAGTTCGAAGTCGAGATCGCGCTCGAACCCGATCAGGGCGATGCCGCGATCCGCTTGCTGGTCGATGCGCTCGAGCAGGATTTCCCCCAGCCCTGGACGCCGGAGCAGATGGGCGAGCGCTATTCCCGCCTCACGCCGCATGTCGTCGCGTTCCGCGCGCAGGTCATCCGTCAAAGCGCGCGGTTCAAGCTCGGCCAGGACGAGGATCGCGAGACCTTCCGCGAGATCGTCGATGCGCTGGGCGACACCCCGCTGGCGCACGCGATGCTCGACCAAGCGCAGTATTGAGCGTCATATAAAGAATTCTTTATATGACGCTTGACGCGACTTGCCCGTGGTGCAATTGAGCGCGGGTCAAGGTTCTTCGTCCGGGGTTCGCCCTGCGTCGGAGCTAAGACGGGAAGCCGGTGCGATGCCGGCGCTGCCCCCGCAACTGTAAGCGGCGAGCTGCGGTCCAAAATGTCACTGGGGCGTGCCCTGGGAAGACGGACCATCGGCTGTGACCCGCGAGCCAGGAGACCTGCCTTCGACGCGATAACGTCCACCGGCGGGGTGCCCGGATTGGCCGCTTGCGTGCCGGCCGGGTCGTTGGTCGCGCATGTGCGCGTCTAGTTCGCGTCTCTCGCCCCATTCTTCGGGGTTGAAGAACATGACCATTACCGTTGCTACCTTGGGGTTTCCCCGCATCGGCCCGCGCCGTGAGCTCAAGCACGCGCTAGAGGCGCATTGGGCGGGCAAGATCGGCGAGGCCGAGCTGCTCGACGCCGCATCGGGGCTGCGCACCGCCGCCTGGGCGCGGCAGAAGGCGCTGGGCGCCGACTGGCTGCCCTCAAACGACTTCTCGCTCTACGATCACGTGCTCGACACCAGCGTGATGCTGGGGGCGATCCCCGAGCGCTATCGCAGCGCCGATGGCGAGGCGGGGCTGGCGACCTATTTCGCCATGGCGCGCGGCACAACCGGGGACGATCACGGCGCGTGCAGCCATGGCAGCGTCACCGCGTGCGAGATGACCAAGTGGTTCGACACCAATTATCATTATCTCGTCCCTGAGTTGGTCGCCGGGCAGAAGCTGGCGCTCAACCGGCTCAAGATCGTCGACGAATATCGCGAGGCCAAGGCGCAGCGCTATGAAACGCGCCCAGTGCTGCTCGGACCGGTGACCTGGCTGAGCCTCGCCAAGGGCCGGGGCGTCGATCCCTTCGACTATCTCGATGAAGTCCTGGGGCTCTATTCGGTAATCCTCGGACATCTGGCGCAGGTCGGTGCCGAATGGGTGCAGATCGACGAGCCGGTGCTGGTGCTCGATCTCGATGACAAACAGCGTCGCGCGCTGACCCGCGCCTATGCCAGGCTGTCGCGCTCGGGTCCCAAGCTGATGCTGACCACCTATTTCGGCGGGCTCGGCGAAAATCTCTCCTTTGCGGCGGCGCTGCCGGTGGCGGGGCTGCATGTCGACCTGGTGCGCGCGCCCGAGCAGCTCGACGCGGTGCTCAAGGCCGCGCCGAAGTCGCTGCTGCTGTCGCTCGGGGTGATCGACGGGCGCAACGTGTGGCTCGCCGACCTCGACGCGCTGCTCGCGCGGATCGAGCCGATCGCGGCGACGCGGGACCTGGTGCTCGCGCCGTCCTGCTCGCTGCTCCACGTGCCGGTCGATCTGGCGCTGGAGAAGAAGCTCGATCCGGAGGTGACGCAGTGGCTCGCCTTTGCGGTGCAGAAGATCGAGGAGCTGGCGTTGCTCAAGCGGGCGCTCAACAACGGGCGCGGCAGCGTTGCCGGCGAACTGGCCGAAGCCTCGCAGGCCGCGGCGAGCCGCAAGGCGTCGCCGCAAGTGCACAACCCGCAGGTCCGCGAGCGGGTGGCCGGGGTGACGGCGGCGATGGAGGCGCGGCAGTCGGAGATTGGCGTGCGGACTGCGGCGCAGGCGGCGGTGCTTGGCCTGCCGGCGTTTCCGACGACGACAATCGGGTCGTTTCCGCAGACCGGTGAGGTGCGCAATGCCCGGGCGCGGTTCAACCGGGGCGAGCTCGACGCGGCAGCGTACGAGGCCTTCCTGCGGGAGGAGACCGAGCGGACGATCGCCTGGCAGGAGGAAATCGGGCTCGACATGCTCGTCCATGGCGAGTTCGAGCGGAACGACATGGTCCAGTATTTCGGCGAGCAGCTTTCGGGGTTTGCCTTCACCATCAATGGCTGGGTCCAGTCCTATGGCTCGCGCTGCGTGCGACCGCCGATCCTGTTCGGCGACGTTTCGCGGCCCAAGCCGATGACGGTCGCGTGGTGGCGCTATGCGCAGAGCCTCACGGAAAAGCCGGTCAAGGGGATGCTCACCGGGCCGGTGACGATCCTCAACTGGTCGTTCGTCCGCGACGACCAGCCTCGGGCGGAGTCGTGCAGGCAGATCGCCCTGGCGATCCGCGACGAAGTGACCGACCTGGAAGCCGCCGGGTGCAAGGCGATCCAGATCGACGAGGCGGCGCTGCGGGAAGGGTTGACGCTGCGGCGCAAGGATTGGGCCGGGTATCTCGACTGGGCGGTCGCCGCGTTCCGGCTGTCCGCCGCGGGGGTGGGGGATGCCACCCAGATCCACACCCATATGTGCTACTCCGAGTTCAACGACATCCTGCCGGCGATCGGGGCGATGGAAGCCGATGTGATCTCGATCGAAACCGCGCGGTCGCAGATGGAATTGCTCGAGGGGTTTGCGGCGTATCGCTATCCCGGCGCGATCGGGCCGGGGGTGTACGATATCCATGCGCCGCGGGTACCCGGCGAGGCCGAGATGGTCAGCCTGATGCGGCTGGCGCAGGCGCATCTACGGCCTGAGCAGCTTTGGGTGAACCCGGATTGCGGGCTCAAGACGCGGAACTGGGCGGAAGTGAAGCCAGCGATCGAGGGGATGGTCGCGGCGGCGCGGACCTTGCGGGCGGGGTGAACCCTGCAACTCCCCTCCCTGAAAGGGAGGGGCTGGGGGTGGGTGCCGCTGCGAAGACAGCGGCTCGGCGGCGAGCGAAGGAGCTCGCTGCGCTCGCTACCCACCCATGATCGGGTGAACAGCGCCCCGCGCTGTTCAGGCCATGCCAGGGGCATGGCCGACCCGATCATCCCTCCCTTGCAGGGAGGGGAACCATCTTAGCCTTCCACCAGCGGGTGCTTGCCGCGGACGTCGTCGAGCAGGCGCTCGATGATCGCGTTCTCGCCGGGGCTACCTGAGGGAGCGACCGCCCAGTTGCAGTGCGGGTGCGTCTCGGCGCTGTAGACGCGCACCCGCCCGAGCGCGGCGCGCCAGTCGCGCTTGGTGCCGCCGGCCTTTCGGACCAGCGCGTTCACTAGAACGTCCTCGAGGTCGCCCGCGGTCATTCGCTGGGGCGGCCGCCGGGCTTCCACTCGGGCTTGGCCTTGCTGTTCGCCAGGCTGGCGAGCGGCTTGACCAGCGACTGGATCGCCCGCGCCATGAACGGCAAGTCGAGCTTGTCGATCGTGTCCTCGGGCGTGTGGTAGGTCGGCACGGTCGCCCAGCCCGAGACGGTGTGCGCCACCACCCCGCGCAGCGCCAAGGCGTAATTGTCCGAGCGCTGGAAGAAGTTCTGCTCGGGATAGGGATCGGTGGTGACCAGCCCGCCATGCGCCTTCAAGGTGTCGCCGAAGGTCGAGCGCTCGAACCCGGTCATCATCATCGTCCCCGCGGGGAGCTTGGGATCCTGCTGGCCGATCATCTCGATCTCGAGATTGGCGACGATGTCGGCGAGCGGCACCGGCGGATGATCGGCGAACCAGTGCGCGCCGAAGCCGCCCGCCTCCTCGCTGCCATAAGCGGCGAACAGGATGCCGCGGCGGTGCTTCTTGCCGGCCAGCACCCGCGCCAGCTCGATCACCGCGGCGGTGCCCGAGGCGTCGTC is a genomic window containing:
- a CDS encoding amidohydrolase; the encoded protein is MHRTATSPVLRLLLGGAALLAIGAGPAPKGPTADLILTNARVYTVEEGQPWAEAVAIKDGKILAVGSAKQIAARKGAATKVVDMGGKFVMPAFGDAHAHPIFGGMSHARCSLHSGNTIEDYQRLIKACVDKTPGTGTIFGSGWNQTLFPPKGIPNKSFLDAVSKDRPLIFESDGHTLWVNSKALELAKITRDTPDPKNGTIDRDEKGEPIGALEESAMALVEPLIPAPTPADLEGAITYTARFFNSLGITSWHDASVEWDKNGSKALDAYQAAKARGTLTVHTAMDWHWNNDRGMDQLGDILKLSAKAKEIGLTANGVKFFIDGVIPQQTAAMLEPYEGTDVKGATQIAPDTLAQAVAALDAKGMQSHFHAIGDAGVRQALDAVEKVRGQNAAHDTRPMMSHMNVIDPADQVRFGKLGVAAIFQPLWACDEAYMRLTIERIGPKRSGYIYPANSIRKGGGLVAYGADWSVASANPLEGIEVALTRVAPGGTSAPLIATEAVTLEQALRSYTLNVAYVNHLEKLTGSIVAGKSADIIVLDKDLFRIPVQQIHQTKVLLTLFQGRAVFGKLDSVAR
- a CDS encoding helix-turn-helix transcriptional regulator, translating into MGDQIRRDALLARLDEALARRLTLIHAPAGYGKTSLLAQWRARFDEDALLVAWLSLERDDSDPDRLAQYIALALSGVEPGEAMDEGDRIAAGVPSRAALSVIINRIAREKRPVVLILDDLHSAESAGVTDFLQSLIRHAPRNCHFIIASRDYPWLGQSVLAAEEQLLEFTAEDLKFSMTEAEAMLARPDGAPLGGDDVRSLIERSEGWPIALQLTFLSLKRGMDRRRFVDGFSGSSTELARYLSEQVLMSLPEDTQEIVIRTALLDRVTGEAVNLLCDRQDGWLILERLEHQGVLLTPLSPEREAYRYHQLFAGYLRERLARRDAGEARMLHRRLAEWFAGRGEAGEAVSHAIQADDDAMLAGIVENAGGWRLIPQGEQGLIERALAKLPAATVDARPLLVLARLYLDVKFGRMEAARAEYDQLVERAEAVETPPDLLTEIRVVGDVLVEYENVPMTFEDLLGREGLLRTLPADDHLALANVSESLGAKYYEGGWLERAMEPTLKAREHYQALGSPYSDMFTRFHEARIRYAQGRLKEAVTVLAAARGEIERNFGDRSDLAANCAAFEAELLYDQDRAGEAGALLEWALPHMEQFDGWVDVYAAAYFTAARSAAGAGALEEARGLLARAGDVARKRRLRQLELLADLCELELLLAYDSDLEAAQALAARIGLDALADAMSEESPLYRPVAVAATLCRVRLALIDGRHGEALAELAATERWAREHGAGRLLIELNLLQGFGSRAAGDLAKAQAYFDEAVGTAMFQDIVRPFVDAQRFVRQGLEEALAAAPRVDRFRAQFLKNLARALASRRPAAVPAAPDSLSDAEAAILLHLSQGYSNKEIARLIGMSPDTVKYRLKSVFRKIGVTKRRDAVRVSHERGLIAAADPAPAA
- a CDS encoding hydantoinase/oxoprolinase family protein, producing the protein MRIGVDVGGTNTDAVLMDGGTVVAWTKQPTTADVGSGVAAAIGEVLSQADVPAGAVASVMVGTTHFTNALVERNKLDTVGILRLASPSGEALPPMTGWPADLADRIGSHVYLLPGGYEVDGREIAPLDETRVRAAVRELRAAGVNAIAITSVFAPVNSGMEARAAELVHEEHPEAAITLSHAIGRIGFIERENAAILNAALGSLAARVVSAFERALVEIGVQAPLYISQNDGTLISAHQAAAYPVLTIGSGPTNSMRGAAFLTGVRDAIVLDVGGTTTDVGVLANGFPRESSVSVDIGGARTNFRMPDILAIGLGGGTRIHLDPAHYEAETLADDSFRVGPDSVGFRIVEQARLFGGGTLTASDIAVAAGRAQFGDPSKLPALSQPVIDAVWARGQAMIEEAIDRMKTSRGDAVLLAVGGGNFLIPDTVRGAAQVIRPPHAAVANAVGAAIAQVGAQIEQVVSYDREPREAALDRLRGQASEQVIAAGGVPDSVEIVELEEVFLSYLPGRSAQVRVRIVADLAENAHVFDEKLTESYATQSH
- a CDS encoding FMN-binding negative transcriptional regulator, with the protein product MSRYAPRRPGDVARFVRSEMLGLVVTHDAQGYISTPLPLLAETGEDGAVHTIIGHFAKANPHVARVEANPQALISFLGPHGYIGPAAVSKPGWAPSWNYQLAQFEVEIALEPDQGDAAIRLLVDALEQDFPQPWTPEQMGERYSRLTPHVVAFRAQVIRQSARFKLGQDEDRETFREIVDALGDTPLAHAMLDQAQY
- a CDS encoding TonB-dependent siderophore receptor; the encoded protein is MAQRLVSGISRTRQLRRGLLTACALVAWSGTAMAQEAGEPDEDIIVTGERALSGTKTDTPVTEIPQSVSVITAEDFTDRAAVNLQDVIRYSAGATPELNGVDTRGDFLAVRGTGAEQYLDGLNRMPGFIYGGRLEIFTIERAELLRGPSSTLYGGGGAGGILNSISKRPQETFGGEMGIIYGTDDYKQAQIDVTGPLVDGVSARLVGMVRDADLQQKGQKNDRIVVMPSVTLRPGPDTEVTFIGLYQRDKLGSQTYLPTSKTVDGSGATKISDDFYLGEPDYNHTHSSHYAFSLLVSHRFSDNLAFNSRNRAFEQDTDYQEVFGYTGFGGAYADAGRTIANRAWYLNRAKYTGLNSDNNLVLTFGTGPLEHQILGGFDYTEFREDKEEGFGQAPGLNLYNPVYGVPFASGVGWMTDTKNSQTGFYFQDQIRAWDRVSLVFGARHDDVKSNVNNVQLEGNKAWTFRAGIIADVVKGVSPYFNYSESFLPVFGSNFFGVAYVPRSGRQYEAGIKFQPTSRMLFTVAAYDIEEQNVLIADPNELQNFIQGGSTRSRGIEAEANVKLPGNLDLTASYSYTRAEYLVADGRLRGDRRENLPEHQASAWASKRFDLGGDLALKLGAGVRYQSDKVSFDQLYRVDPVTLADAMAELSYGKWSLSVNGSNIFNERVYTNCSYGGAPVNEGYCYLGKDRTVLGTLRRRF